The proteins below are encoded in one region of Triticum aestivum cultivar Chinese Spring chromosome 1B, IWGSC CS RefSeq v2.1, whole genome shotgun sequence:
- the LOC123121859 gene encoding uncharacterized protein: MEALMISARCGHMTLKDVMAVVDKEGKSVVASFRDHRKRTVLHYAAAKGEANICSYLINEIGIDVNAFYGEGQTPLKKATEKSNMETIECLLNHGADPCVLNLGPTILCKAARIGSLRIMKLLLDKGVNIDAKSYEGITALVCAANAGQSGAVKFLVEHGAKVQPQEEFNSSHEVTPLSYAVSSGSIECFDHLIKAGADPKLIQNPLHIAASSGSVKLVAWFLQFGADPDSCDCVDGLKPIQVAAQRNYVDVVELLFPCTRRISGVLNWSVAGIIETFVENKTKDVTHKEAISRRISSTKMNVSILSDEEINLKIKAMVPKEEYQFFSKWSATKKRLFYESTLYGLPEPKRIFNYDVGTITSSVIFDTTSASPTKVQASYLRAISVYRLWHFARSDAVYELGPGGNKITVSREDGTFVFWFRYKKNDVGVVIDGQSIWIDGFLRRTCNDSGSFTYRPPIHFCAGSLKHTDSNGKGTFEEYIIASDLMLSDLGGQYSGSVSQLKLEVHAVRGAVVAISNHKENMSFRSTCHNASDMLILYSTEAGKNNWIFQYTMKSLERKQVEVPISVPCCLDGTVTNHRQVSHSALNALDTIAQKTSVDASAAPDANPVAASTVSTAVAAAAAAADTFVASNDNIVAATTVNAAAAAAAAAADVAAAVAAADDDEQEEGNEEEEKEDGGPAAAAAAYYGDDEKEKEKEEGLEEEEGGTNSGSILTGPADVNGDAVEGKVDEEGLEQEGGGTNSCSIVMGPAEDDDVEEDKLKRREEEKRREEEEKAYKTVTGVPFRKLSQCLDAYVVLRRRKVVKTRFFLPNKKSEFMNQETDAIMKENDESDKHFKERVLAANLRRGTLFTVEEHSGIGKHRGRLWPMPPRPCSKKKGTKIRWFYLAEPE, from the exons ATGGAGGCTTTGATGATATCCGCACGCTGTGGGCATATGACACTCAAAG ATGTTATGGCGGTCGTTGACAAAGAGGGGAAGAGTGTAGTCGCCAGTTTTCGTGATCACAGAAAGCGAACGGTTCTGCACTATGCCGCTGCAAAAGGGGAAGCAAATATCTGCTCATATCTCATCAATGAAATTGGCATTGATGTGAATGCTTTTTATGGCGAAG GTCAAACACCATTGAAGAAAGCTACAGAGAAAAGTAACATGGAAACTATTGAATGCTTGCTTAATCATGGGGCCGATCCATGTGTTTTAAATCTTGGACCTACTATATTGTGTAAGGCTGCGAGGATTG GAAGCCTAAGAATAATGAAGCTACTACTTGATAAGGGAGTTAATATTGATGCGAAAAGCTATGAGGGTATTACTGCACTTGTGTGTGCTGCTAATGCTGGCCAGAGCGGTGCAGTCAAGTTCCTTGTAGAACATGGTGCTAAG GTGCAGCCACAAGAAGAGTTTAATTCCAGTCATGAAGTCACACCCTTATCTTATGCTGTCTCCTCTGGTTCCATTGAATGTTTTGATCATTTAATAAAG GCCGGTGCAGATCCTAAGTTAATCCAGAATCCTCTACACATTGCTGCTTCTAGTGGGAGTGTCAAACTGGTCGCTTGGTTTCTACAATTTGGAGCTGACCCAGATTCTTGTGAT TGTGTCGATGGATTGAAACCCATACAAGTTGCTGCACAGCGTAATTATGTTGATGTTGTTGAGTTACTTTTCCCATGTACCAGAAGAATTTCAGGTGTTCTGAACTGGTCAGTGGCCGGTATCATCGAGACTTTTGTTGAGAACAAG ACAAAAGACGTTACTCATAAGGAAGCCATTTCGAGAAGAATTTCATCGACTAAG ATGAATGTGAGTATTTTGTCAGATGAAGAAATAAACCTTAAAATCAAGGCAATGGTACCGAAAGAAGAGTACCAGTTCTTTTCCAAATGGTCAGCTACAAAGAAACGGTTATTTTATGAGTCTACGTTGTACGGACTGCCAGAACCAAAGCGAATTTTCAATTATGATGTTGGAACTATAACG AGTAGTGTCATTTTTGACACAACAAGTGCTAGTCCCACAAAGGTGCAGGCGAGTTATCTCAGAGCTATAAGTGTTTATCGACTTTGGCACTTTGCGAGGTCCGATGCTGTTTATGAACTTGGTCCTGGTGGCAATAAAATCACTGTTTCGAGAGAAGATGGGACGTTTGTTTTCTGGTTCAGGTATAAGAAGAATGACGTCGGTGTGGTAATTGATGGCCAGAGCATTTGGATAGATGGTTTCCTCCGAAGGACCTGTAATGATAGCGGCAGTTTTACTTATCGTCCTCCGATTCATTTCTGTGCTGGCAGCTTAAAGCACACTGACAGCAATGGTAAAGGAACCTTTGAAGAGTATATTATTGCCTCTGATTTGATGTTATCGGATTTAGGTGGTCAATACAGTGGTAGTGTGTCACAGCTAAAACTAGAAGTACACGCGGTGCGTGGTGCTGTCGTTGCTATTAGTAATCACAAAGAGAACATGTCTTTTAGGAGCACCTGCCATAATGCTTCGGATATGCTCATTCTGTATTCAACGGAGGCTGGAAAGAACAACTGGATATTTCAATACACTATGAAGTCCTTGGAGAGAAAACAGGTGGAGGTACCTATTTCAGTACCTTGTTGTTTGGATGGTACGGTCACAAATCACAGACAGGTATCCCATAGTGCTCTGAATGCCCTTGACACAATAGCTCAAAAAACATCAGTGGATGCTTCTGCTGCTCCTGATGCCAACCCTGTTGCTGCTTCAACTGTTAgtactgctgttgctgctgctgctgctgctgctgataccTTTGTTGCTTCTAATGACAATATTGTTGCTGCTACCACTGttaatgctgctgctgctgctgctgctgctgctgctgatgttgctgctgctgttgctgctgctgatgatgatgagcaagagGAGGGgaatgaggaggaggagaaagaagatggaggtcctgctgctgctgctgctgcctatTACGGCGATgatgagaaggagaaggagaaagaggaggggctggaggaggaagagggtggAACCAATTCAGGCAGCATTTTGACTGGTCCTGCTGATGTTAACGGTGATGCCGTTGAGGGGAAGGTGGACGAGGAGGGGCTGGAGCAGGAAGGGGGTGGAACTAATTCATGCAGCATTGTGATGGGTCCTGCTgaagatgatgatgttgaggaggacaagttgaagaggcgggaggaggagaagaggcgggaggaggaagagaaggCATACAAGACTGTGACTGGTGTACCGTTTCGCAAATTATCCCAGTGCCTTGATGCTTATGTAGTGTTGCGAAGAAGAAAAGTGGTCAAAACCAGGTTCTTTCTTCCGAACAAGAAATCTGAGTTCATGAATCAGGAAACTGATGCTATAATGAAGGAAAATGATGAAAGTGATAAGCACTTTAAAGAGAGAGTACTCGCAGCAAATCTCAGAAGAGGAACACTTTTCACTGTAGAAGAGCATAGCGGCATAGGAAAGCACAGAGGCAGATTGTGGCCCATGCCACCAAGGCCATGCTCCAAAAAGAAGGGCACGAAAATTCG GTGGTTTTATTTAGCTGAGCCTGAGTAG